The Pseudomonadota bacterium genome segment GCTGCTCCTCGCCAACCAGATCTACGATATGCATCGCTTAGCGCACGATGTATCTGGCGGTCTGGTGGTCGCCCTGCCAGGCCCCGATGAGGACCACAATCCTGCGACAGCGGCCAAGCTAAGCGATTTGCTGACCGCTAGTCCCGATGTGCCCTACGCTCAGCGTATGGAAGTGGCGCGATTGCTCGAAGATCTGACGGCCTCAAATACTGCCGGATGGTATTCGGTAATCTCTCTTCACGGCGGTGGCTCTCCCCAGGCCATGAAGCGGGAGATTCACCGCAACTACCCGCTGCCCGAGCGGCGAGCGCTGGTGGAGCGCTTGCTCGACCGCGGCGTCGCCAATACCGGCGAGAGTGGCGCGCCGGCGCGGCGTCGCCAGCCCGGTCAGTGCTGCGCGGTGGGATGTAAGGCGCCCGATACACCTAAGGAGGACTAGGCTGATCGACTGTACGCCAGCGCAGATTTCTCGGCCGCACGCGGACGGATCCCTGGCGCTTCGGGTCCTGCGTGCTCGTGACCTCGCGCAAGCAGCGGCATGACGGATCGCCCACCGCCTGCGTCGCCTTGCGAGGGCTGTACCACCAGCCCGCCACTCGCCTTCGACTTCACGATGGCGTTCCAGCCCATCGTCGACCTGCAAACGAAGACGATCTTCGCCCACGAAGCCCTGGTGCGTGGAATGGCCGGGGAAGAGGCAGCCACCATCATGGCGCAGGTGGATGAGCACAATCGCTACCGCTTCGATCAACAGTGTCGGATCAAGGCGATCGAACTCGGTGCCAAGCTCGGCGTCGACGGCTACCTCAGCATCAACTTTCTGCCGAACGCGGTCTATCGTGCCGAGCAGTGTTTGCGCGCCGCGCTGGCGGCGGCTGAGGCGACGGGATTTCCCGCCGAGCGTATCCTCTTCGAGTTCACCGAGGCGGAGCAGGTGCGCGATACGCACCACCTGCGCAACATCGTGGCCGTCTACAAGGAACATGGCTTTCTGACGGCCCTCGACGACTTCGGTGCGGGCTACGCTGGCCTGACGCTCCTGGCGGAGATTCAGACGGATTTGATCAAGCTCGACATGGCGCTGATTCGACACATCCAGTGCGATCGCGTGCGCCAGGCGATCGTGCGCAAGGTGGTCGAGCTGGCCGAGGAGTTGGGCATTCGCGTGGTCGCCGAGGGCATCGAACACGG includes the following:
- a CDS encoding EAL domain-containing protein, with protein sequence MTDRPPPASPCEGCTTSPPLAFDFTMAFQPIVDLQTKTIFAHEALVRGMAGEEAATIMAQVDEHNRYRFDQQCRIKAIELGAKLGVDGYLSINFLPNAVYRAEQCLRAALAAAEATGFPAERILFEFTEAEQVRDTHHLRNIVAVYKEHGFLTALDDFGAGYAGLTLLAEIQTDLIKLDMALIRHIQCDRVRQAIVRKVVELAEELGIRVVAEGIEHGEELTALCDLGLTLFQGFHFARPAFQALPEVRWPA